Below is a window of Streptomyces genisteinicus DNA.
GGTACGAGCGTACGGCGCGGACTCGGGCGTTCGACGCGGAAGCGTGCCGCCCCGTTTGACGTTCTCCTTCCACGCTACGCGCGGCCGGGCGCGGCCGCTCGGGGGCGGCGTGCCCGGTTCCGGACGCGGGACCGCTGTCCGGGAGCGCTCTCGCGCCCATGCGCCGAGCGGCCCGCTCCGACTGCTCCGGCGGGCACCGGAGCCGGAGCGGCGGAAGCCGTCCGTGGCCCCCGCCTTCGGCCGCCACCGCCCGGCGTCCCCGGCGCCCGGGTGCCCAGCGGGCATCATCGTGCGCATGGCACACCCGCACCTGCCGACGACCGAGGCCGCAGTCGCCGCGATCCGCGAGATCGCGCGGGAGCACGACCGGGAGCTCGTCGTCACGGACGACATCGGCACCGACCAGGTCTCGCGCCGGGAGTCGGCGGACGCGTTCACCGCCGCGGACCCGGACGGCTCGCTGCCGCACGAGGCGTTCGTGGAGCTGGGCGGGCAACCGGCCGTCACCGTCCGGCTCTTCGCCGACGGGGACGCGAGGGTGAGCGTCGAGGACGTCGAGTTCCACGACGTCCCGCGCGACTCGGTACCGGGCTTCCTGCGCTCCGTGTACGGCGGCCTCGCGTACGTGAAGGGACGGTTCTTCCCGGTCGGCGAGTGGCTGGTGGTGCCGCTGCCCGGCGACGAGACCTACAAGGAGCTCATCCTGCTGAACGGGCTCACCCCGTGGCTGGCCCGCTCCGTCAGGCCGTAGTCCCTGGCGCCCTCAGCCCGTCGACGAACACGGCCCACGCCGCACCGCCGACCACCACCACGGGCCCGCCCGGCCGCGTGGAGTCCCTGACGGGGACGACCCCGCGGGGACCGTCCGCGACCTCGACGCAGTCTCCGCCGGAGGTGTTGCTGTAGCTGCTCGTCCGCCAGGCGACCGCGCCCAGGCCGATCCGGCTGACTGTCATTTCGGGGGTCCTCCGGGGGTGCTGACCGCACGGACGCGCGGTGGGGCGATCAGGACACAACCATCGTCTTCAATTGTCCGACGAACACCGCCCACGCCCCGGCGCCGACCACCACCACGGCCCCGGCAGGCCGCGTGGAGTCCCTGACGGGGACGTGCCCGCGGGGACCGTCCGCGACCTCGACGCACTCGCCGCCGTCTCCGTTGCTGTGACTGCTCGTCCGCCAAGCGACTGCGTCCAGGTCAATCCGGCTGCTTGCCATTTCGGTAGTCCTCTGCAGCTGCGTCGATCATG
It encodes the following:
- a CDS encoding DUF397 domain-containing protein, with protein sequence MTVSRIGLGAVAWRTSSYSNTSGGDCVEVADGPRGVVPVRDSTRPGGPVVVVGGAAWAVFVDGLRAPGTTA
- a CDS encoding DUF397 domain-containing protein; translated protein: MASSRIDLDAVAWRTSSHSNGDGGECVEVADGPRGHVPVRDSTRPAGAVVVVGAGAWAVFVGQLKTMVVS